The Synchiropus splendidus isolate RoL2022-P1 chromosome 1, RoL_Sspl_1.0, whole genome shotgun sequence genome includes a window with the following:
- the sned1 gene encoding sushi, nidogen and EGF-like domain-containing protein 1 isoform X3 gives MVLMLRVLLPFFCTLFFLNLLPGVEPAVPLEDFYPFGKEQGDSQTIAQDDGGSGLVEISVAFPFFGDRHMGLYVNNNGLVSFLREVSQFTPVAFPIAGDRRVVAPFWADVDNRRAGKVLYRESQEPSILRRASEDVRMYFSELPHFNATWILVATWHQVTFFGGSSKTPVNTFQVVLITNGELSFTIFQYNNVTWTTGMHASSGGDRAGLGGIAAQAGFNAGDGKRYFNIPGSRTADVVNVEGTTNVGFPGRWVFRIDGANVEVGGCNNSASVCPHLRPCLNGGRCIDDCITGNRSFTCSCLAGFTGRRCQINVDECASQPCQNGGTCEDQINSFTCHCPSGFTGALCETDIDECKDRPCLNNGLCVQGTGTFTCTCEPGYTGILCETELVVPRANSTEAENQTALCADCKKHQICEYTSSGTYNCTCMPGYHGDKCEEQCLCKNGGVCVNVSGIISCDCPAGYTGPYCQLEVTHTPCSNSRPCPDGGPCLEYGGSYRCTCQTGGSELETRDKDFSLYVQPQSVCDSSPCLNGGYCYERDGGYTCECKHGYWGKNCERVRINPCASGPCRNGGSCKEEAGSYRCVCPYRFTGKHCEVGKPDPCASSPCLNGGTCFHYIGKYKCECTDNFSGRHCEMRRSTHQFPDLTCGRPPHVKHADVQFSSTTPGSVAVYICHLGFTPVPRATQSICGIQGDWSQPPICEEISQCLSQPCVNGGTCRDQGASYVCDCAGGYSGNRCQTDVNECLSEPCRNRGTCENQPGSFLCHCPKGFKGKTCEKELDGCDSNPCLNGGVCRSFGQNYLCVCKEGFFGDQCQMLEDPCVLQPCGNRGDCRTGKRGNYNCVCRPGHTGKDCEKDLLPPSGLHVLRVEENEVELRWDERSPSMASGFAVTYAPLGRSNRKIDFLDKQQSRYVMRGLAPGLLYNISTFSVKRNTNTDDISKPATALIRTRPRRAEQLHVVNVSSSHVWLRWLVQLARHSTVSRVHVTLQPLNGSDDQTVVLNSSTTEHTFSALRPAQMYTVDVLTQSGIRPDEFPSTSHSAGPLRFWTRPLPPQNLSLSNVTTNSALITWSRHPKHLPDGFVVNVTRGLNTRSRFLPNGKLGSYTLRELTPGQQYFVTLTSVKSTGEEQIQSKPQHLAFATLPMEGRQGRKERLKVNQFSRTMKPQRAQDPGGAAGTEVPRFPELVDRRGKITTKLKHLPRKVIRHRTKPEPPIRLERMEETTNKISLALEIQDEGLQTKPETPQDCRTLSCLNGGSCVNDGDAFMCDCAAGFKGRQCELLCQRVPHPCTRLYSETKSLPVWEDGVCHYVYKRTYKVQQDVCYREVCEATLPKKSQSRKTTRQQ, from the exons GTCAATAACAACGGTCTGGTGTCTTTTCTGAGGGAAGTATCTCAGTTCACTCCCGTTGCTTTTCCCATTGCTGGTGATAGGAGAGTTGTGGCCCCATTTTGGGCTGATGTTGACAACCGACGTGCCGGAAAAGTTCTATACAGAGAGAGTCAGGAGCCTTCCATACTCAGACGGGCGTCAGAAGATGTGCGGATGTATTTTTCAGAGCTGCCCCACTTCAATGCAACATGGATTCTCGTAGCTACGTGGCACCAAGTCACTTTCTTTGGAGGAAGCTCTAAAACACCG GTGAACACCTTCCAAGTGGTGCTCATCACAAATGGAGAGCTTTCCTTCACAATATTCCAATACAACAATGTAACGTGGACAACAGGCATGCATGCCAGCAGTGGAGGAGACCGGGCAGGTCTTGGAGGGATCGCAGCACAG GCAGGTTTCAACGCAGGCGATGGAAAGCGCTATTTTAACATCCCTGGCTCCCGAACTGCTGACGTGGTGAACGTAGAAGGAACCACCAATGTGGGCTTCCCCGGCAGATGGGTCTTCCGGATAGATGGGGCAAATGTAGAAGTGGGTGGCTGCAATAACTCTG CTTCTGTGTGCCCGCACCTGCGACCATGTCTAAACGGAGGCCGCTGCATCGATGACTGTATCACAGGCAACCGCTCCTTCACCTGCTCCTGCTTGGCTGGTTTCACTGGTCGACGATGCCAGATCA ATGTCGATGAATGTGCTTCACAGCCCTGTCAGAACGGAGGAACATGTGAAGATCAGATAAATagtttcacctgccactgtccttCTGGGTTTACAGGAGCTCTGTGTGAAACAG ACATAGACGAGTGCAAAGACCGGCCGTGCCTCAACAACGGGCTGTGTGTACAAGGCACCGGCACCTTCACCTGCACGTGTGAACCAGGTTACACCGGCATCCTGTGTGAAACTG AGCTGGTGGTGCCTCGAGCCAATTCAACTGAGGCAGAGAACCAGACAG CTTTGTGCGCCGACTGTAAGAAGCACCAGATTTGTGAATACACCAGCTCTGGCACCTACAACTGTACGTGCATGCCAGGATACCACGGTGACAAGTGCGAAG AACAGTGTCTCTGCAAGAATGGAGGTGTCTGTGTGAACGTCAGTGGGATCATCAGTTGTGACTGCCCGGCAGGCTACACAGGGCCCTATTGTCAATTAG AAGTAACCCATACGCCATGTAGTAACAGCAGGCCGTGTCCTGACGGAGGTCCCTGCTTGGAGTACGGAGGAAGCTACCGGTGCACATGTCAGACTGGTGGATCCGAGCTAGAGACTCGAGACAAAGACTTCAGTCTATATG taCAGCCCCAATCGGTCTGTGACTCATCCCCGTGTCTGAATGGAGGTTACTGCTATGAACGAGATGGAGGCTACACCTGCGAGTGCAAACATGGATACTGGGGGAAGAACTGCGAGAGAG TCAGAATCAATCCCTGTGCTTCTGGTCCCTGTCGCAACGGAGGCTCCTGTAAGGAAGAAGCCGGGAGTTACCGCTGCGTCTGCCCCTACAGGTTCACTGGGAAGCACTGTGAAGTCG GCAAACCAGACCCCTGTGCCTCCAGCCCCTGTCTCAATGGTGGAACATGTTTCCACTACATTGGAAAGTACAAGTGTGAATGCACTGACAACTTTAGCGGCAGACACTGTGAAATGAGACGCTCGACACATCAGTTTCCAG ACCTGACATGTGGACGGCCCCCTCACGTGAAGCACGCTGACGTGCAGTTCTCCTCAACAACACCAGGATCTGTAGCTGTTTACATTTGCCATCTCGGCTTCACGCCTGTGCCCAGAGCCACTCAGAGCATCTGTGGCATTCAGGGGGACTGGAGCCAGCCGCCCATCTGTGAGG AAATCAGTCAGTGTCTGTCTCAGCCTTGTGTTAATGGGGGAACTTGTCGAGATCAGGGAGCATCTTATGTTTGCGACTGCGCTGGTGGCTACAGTGGGAACCGATGTCAGACAG ACGTAAATGAATGCCTGTCAGAGCCCTGCAGGAATAGAGGAACGTGTGAAAACCAGCCTGGCTCCTTCTTATGCCACTGTCCGAAAGGCTTCAAAGGGAAAACCTGTGAGAAAG AGCTGGATGGCTGTGATTCCAACCCCTGTCTGAATGGGGGTGTGTGCCGCAGTTTCGGGCAGAATTATCTGTGCGTGTGCAAGGAAGGCTTCTTTGGTGATCAATGCCAGATGT TGGAGGATCCTTGTGTACTGCAGCCTTGTGGTAACCGCGGTGACTGCAGGACTGGCAAAAGAGGCAACTACAACTGCGTGTGCCGACCGGGACACACAGGCAAGGACTGCGAGAAAG ATCTGTTGCCTCCATCGGGTCTCCATGTGCTGCGTgtggaagaaaatgaagtgGAGCTGCGATGGGATGAGAGGTCGCCCAGCATGGCCAGTGGATTTGCTGTCACCTATGCTCCTCTTGGCCGGAGCAATCGCAAGATAGATTTCCTGGATAAACAGCAGTCCAGATATGTCATGAGAGGACTGGccccaggtctgctctacaACATCTCAACCTTCTCCGTCAAACGCAACACCAACACTGATGACATCAGCAAACCTGCCACTGCACTCATTCGGACAA GACCTCGAAGGGCTGAGCAGCTGCACGTCGTCAATGTTTCATCATCGCATGTTTGGCTGCGATGGTTGGTTCAGCTGGCTCGACATTCAACAGTCAGTCGGGTTCATGTGACACTGCAGCCACTGAATGGAAGCGATGATCAAACCGTGGTTCTGAACTCAAGCACCACGGAGCACACATTCAG TGCTCTTCGTCCGGCTCAAATGTACACAGTAGATGTGTTGACTCAAAGCGGAATAAGACCAGATGAGTTTCCCTCTACAAGCCACTCAGCTGGACCACTGCGCTTCTGGACAC ggcctcttcctcctcagaatCTCTCATTGTCAAACGTGACAACTAACTCTGCACTGATAACCTGGAGCAGACACCCAAAACACCTCCCGGATGGATTTGTGGTCAATGTGACCCGTGGATTGAACACCCGCAGTCGCTTCCTGCCCAATGGGAAGTTGGGCTCGTACACCCTTAGGGAACTGACGCCAGGACAACAATACTTTGTGACTCTCACGTCCGTCAAGAGCACAGGAGAGGAGCAGATCCAGAGCAAACCTCAGCACTTGGCCTTTGCCACGC TGCCAATGGAAGGCCGTCAAGGAAGAAAGGAGAGGCTGAAGGTGAATCAGTTCAGCCGTACAATGAAACCGCAGAGGGCTCAGGACCCGGGCGGTGCAGCTGGAACAGAAGTGCCCAG ATTCCCAGAACTGGTCGACCGAAGAGGAAAAATAACTACCAAGTTGAAGCACTTGCCAAGAAAAGTCATCAGGCATCGTACAA AACCCGAACCACCAATCAGATTAGAGCGGATGGAGGAGACAACAAACAAGATCAGTTTGGCCCTGGAGATCCAAGATGAGGGGTTACAGACAAAGCCCG AGACGCCCCAGGACTGTCGCACTCTCTCCTGCCTGAACGGGGGCTCGTGTGTGAATGATGGCGATGCTTTCATGTGCGACTGCGCAGCTGGGTTCAAGGGGAGACAGTGTGAACTGT TGTGCCAACGAGTGCCACACCCGTGCACCCGCCTCTATTCTGAAACAAAAAGTCTGCCTGTTTGGGAGGACGGCGTGTGCCATTACGT GTACAAAAGGACTTACAAAGTGCAGCAGGATGTTTGCTACAGAGAAGTTTGTGAAGCTACTCTTCCCAAGAAAAGTCAAA GCAGAAAAACAACTAGGCAACAATAA
- the sned1 gene encoding sushi, nidogen and EGF-like domain-containing protein 1 isoform X4, translating into MVLMLRVLLPFFCTLFFLNLLPGVEPAVPLEDFYPFGKEQGDSQTIAQDDGGSGLVEISVAFPFFGDRHMGLYVNNNGLVSFLREVSQFTPVAFPIAGDRRVVAPFWADVDNRRAGKVLYRESQEPSILRRASEDVRMYFSELPHFNATWILVATWHQVTFFGGSSKTPVNTFQVVLITNGELSFTIFQYNNVTWTTGMHASSGGDRAGLGGIAAQAGFNAGDGKRYFNIPGSRTADVVNVEGTTNVGFPGRWVFRIDGANVEVGGCNNSASVCPHLRPCLNGGRCIDDCITGNRSFTCSCLAGFTGRRCQINVDECASQPCQNGGTCEDQINSFTCHCPSGFTGALCETDIDECKDRPCLNNGLCVQGTGTFTCTCEPGYTGILCETEQCLCKNGGVCVNVSGIISCDCPAGYTGPYCQLEVTHTPCSNSRPCPDGGPCLEYGGSYRCTCQTGGSELETRDKDFSLYVQPQSVCDSSPCLNGGYCYERDGGYTCECKHGYWGKNCERVRINPCASGPCRNGGSCKEEAGSYRCVCPYRFTGKHCEVGKPDPCASSPCLNGGTCFHYIGKYKCECTDNFSGRHCEMRRSTHQFPDLTCGRPPHVKHADVQFSSTTPGSVAVYICHLGFTPVPRATQSICGIQGDWSQPPICEEISQCLSQPCVNGGTCRDQGASYVCDCAGGYSGNRCQTDVNECLSEPCRNRGTCENQPGSFLCHCPKGFKGKTCEKELDGCDSNPCLNGGVCRSFGQNYLCVCKEGFFGDQCQMLEDPCVLQPCGNRGDCRTGKRGNYNCVCRPGHTGKDCEKDLLPPSGLHVLRVEENEVELRWDERSPSMASGFAVTYAPLGRSNRKIDFLDKQQSRYVMRGLAPGLLYNISTFSVKRNTNTDDISKPATALIRTRPRRAEQLHVVNVSSSHVWLRWLVQLARHSTVSRVHVTLQPLNGSDDQTVVLNSSTTEHTFSALRPAQMYTVDVLTQSGIRPDEFPSTSHSAGPLRFWTRPLPPQNLSLSNVTTNSALITWSRHPKHLPDGFVVNVTRGLNTRSRFLPNGKLGSYTLRELTPGQQYFVTLTSVKSTGEEQIQSKPQHLAFATLPMEGRQGRKERLKVNQFSRTMKPQRAQDPGGAAGTEVPRFPELVDRRGKITTKLKHLPRKVIRHRTKPEPPIRLERMEETTNKISLALEIQDEGLQTKPETPQDCRTLSCLNGGSCVNDGDAFMCDCAAGFKGRQCELLCQRVPHPCTRLYSETKSLPVWEDGVCHYVYKRTYKVQQDVCYREVCEATLPKKSQSRKTTRQQ; encoded by the exons GTCAATAACAACGGTCTGGTGTCTTTTCTGAGGGAAGTATCTCAGTTCACTCCCGTTGCTTTTCCCATTGCTGGTGATAGGAGAGTTGTGGCCCCATTTTGGGCTGATGTTGACAACCGACGTGCCGGAAAAGTTCTATACAGAGAGAGTCAGGAGCCTTCCATACTCAGACGGGCGTCAGAAGATGTGCGGATGTATTTTTCAGAGCTGCCCCACTTCAATGCAACATGGATTCTCGTAGCTACGTGGCACCAAGTCACTTTCTTTGGAGGAAGCTCTAAAACACCG GTGAACACCTTCCAAGTGGTGCTCATCACAAATGGAGAGCTTTCCTTCACAATATTCCAATACAACAATGTAACGTGGACAACAGGCATGCATGCCAGCAGTGGAGGAGACCGGGCAGGTCTTGGAGGGATCGCAGCACAG GCAGGTTTCAACGCAGGCGATGGAAAGCGCTATTTTAACATCCCTGGCTCCCGAACTGCTGACGTGGTGAACGTAGAAGGAACCACCAATGTGGGCTTCCCCGGCAGATGGGTCTTCCGGATAGATGGGGCAAATGTAGAAGTGGGTGGCTGCAATAACTCTG CTTCTGTGTGCCCGCACCTGCGACCATGTCTAAACGGAGGCCGCTGCATCGATGACTGTATCACAGGCAACCGCTCCTTCACCTGCTCCTGCTTGGCTGGTTTCACTGGTCGACGATGCCAGATCA ATGTCGATGAATGTGCTTCACAGCCCTGTCAGAACGGAGGAACATGTGAAGATCAGATAAATagtttcacctgccactgtccttCTGGGTTTACAGGAGCTCTGTGTGAAACAG ACATAGACGAGTGCAAAGACCGGCCGTGCCTCAACAACGGGCTGTGTGTACAAGGCACCGGCACCTTCACCTGCACGTGTGAACCAGGTTACACCGGCATCCTGTGTGAAACTG AACAGTGTCTCTGCAAGAATGGAGGTGTCTGTGTGAACGTCAGTGGGATCATCAGTTGTGACTGCCCGGCAGGCTACACAGGGCCCTATTGTCAATTAG AAGTAACCCATACGCCATGTAGTAACAGCAGGCCGTGTCCTGACGGAGGTCCCTGCTTGGAGTACGGAGGAAGCTACCGGTGCACATGTCAGACTGGTGGATCCGAGCTAGAGACTCGAGACAAAGACTTCAGTCTATATG taCAGCCCCAATCGGTCTGTGACTCATCCCCGTGTCTGAATGGAGGTTACTGCTATGAACGAGATGGAGGCTACACCTGCGAGTGCAAACATGGATACTGGGGGAAGAACTGCGAGAGAG TCAGAATCAATCCCTGTGCTTCTGGTCCCTGTCGCAACGGAGGCTCCTGTAAGGAAGAAGCCGGGAGTTACCGCTGCGTCTGCCCCTACAGGTTCACTGGGAAGCACTGTGAAGTCG GCAAACCAGACCCCTGTGCCTCCAGCCCCTGTCTCAATGGTGGAACATGTTTCCACTACATTGGAAAGTACAAGTGTGAATGCACTGACAACTTTAGCGGCAGACACTGTGAAATGAGACGCTCGACACATCAGTTTCCAG ACCTGACATGTGGACGGCCCCCTCACGTGAAGCACGCTGACGTGCAGTTCTCCTCAACAACACCAGGATCTGTAGCTGTTTACATTTGCCATCTCGGCTTCACGCCTGTGCCCAGAGCCACTCAGAGCATCTGTGGCATTCAGGGGGACTGGAGCCAGCCGCCCATCTGTGAGG AAATCAGTCAGTGTCTGTCTCAGCCTTGTGTTAATGGGGGAACTTGTCGAGATCAGGGAGCATCTTATGTTTGCGACTGCGCTGGTGGCTACAGTGGGAACCGATGTCAGACAG ACGTAAATGAATGCCTGTCAGAGCCCTGCAGGAATAGAGGAACGTGTGAAAACCAGCCTGGCTCCTTCTTATGCCACTGTCCGAAAGGCTTCAAAGGGAAAACCTGTGAGAAAG AGCTGGATGGCTGTGATTCCAACCCCTGTCTGAATGGGGGTGTGTGCCGCAGTTTCGGGCAGAATTATCTGTGCGTGTGCAAGGAAGGCTTCTTTGGTGATCAATGCCAGATGT TGGAGGATCCTTGTGTACTGCAGCCTTGTGGTAACCGCGGTGACTGCAGGACTGGCAAAAGAGGCAACTACAACTGCGTGTGCCGACCGGGACACACAGGCAAGGACTGCGAGAAAG ATCTGTTGCCTCCATCGGGTCTCCATGTGCTGCGTgtggaagaaaatgaagtgGAGCTGCGATGGGATGAGAGGTCGCCCAGCATGGCCAGTGGATTTGCTGTCACCTATGCTCCTCTTGGCCGGAGCAATCGCAAGATAGATTTCCTGGATAAACAGCAGTCCAGATATGTCATGAGAGGACTGGccccaggtctgctctacaACATCTCAACCTTCTCCGTCAAACGCAACACCAACACTGATGACATCAGCAAACCTGCCACTGCACTCATTCGGACAA GACCTCGAAGGGCTGAGCAGCTGCACGTCGTCAATGTTTCATCATCGCATGTTTGGCTGCGATGGTTGGTTCAGCTGGCTCGACATTCAACAGTCAGTCGGGTTCATGTGACACTGCAGCCACTGAATGGAAGCGATGATCAAACCGTGGTTCTGAACTCAAGCACCACGGAGCACACATTCAG TGCTCTTCGTCCGGCTCAAATGTACACAGTAGATGTGTTGACTCAAAGCGGAATAAGACCAGATGAGTTTCCCTCTACAAGCCACTCAGCTGGACCACTGCGCTTCTGGACAC ggcctcttcctcctcagaatCTCTCATTGTCAAACGTGACAACTAACTCTGCACTGATAACCTGGAGCAGACACCCAAAACACCTCCCGGATGGATTTGTGGTCAATGTGACCCGTGGATTGAACACCCGCAGTCGCTTCCTGCCCAATGGGAAGTTGGGCTCGTACACCCTTAGGGAACTGACGCCAGGACAACAATACTTTGTGACTCTCACGTCCGTCAAGAGCACAGGAGAGGAGCAGATCCAGAGCAAACCTCAGCACTTGGCCTTTGCCACGC TGCCAATGGAAGGCCGTCAAGGAAGAAAGGAGAGGCTGAAGGTGAATCAGTTCAGCCGTACAATGAAACCGCAGAGGGCTCAGGACCCGGGCGGTGCAGCTGGAACAGAAGTGCCCAG ATTCCCAGAACTGGTCGACCGAAGAGGAAAAATAACTACCAAGTTGAAGCACTTGCCAAGAAAAGTCATCAGGCATCGTACAA AACCCGAACCACCAATCAGATTAGAGCGGATGGAGGAGACAACAAACAAGATCAGTTTGGCCCTGGAGATCCAAGATGAGGGGTTACAGACAAAGCCCG AGACGCCCCAGGACTGTCGCACTCTCTCCTGCCTGAACGGGGGCTCGTGTGTGAATGATGGCGATGCTTTCATGTGCGACTGCGCAGCTGGGTTCAAGGGGAGACAGTGTGAACTGT TGTGCCAACGAGTGCCACACCCGTGCACCCGCCTCTATTCTGAAACAAAAAGTCTGCCTGTTTGGGAGGACGGCGTGTGCCATTACGT GTACAAAAGGACTTACAAAGTGCAGCAGGATGTTTGCTACAGAGAAGTTTGTGAAGCTACTCTTCCCAAGAAAAGTCAAA GCAGAAAAACAACTAGGCAACAATAA